In Tachyglossus aculeatus isolate mTacAcu1 chromosome 10, mTacAcu1.pri, whole genome shotgun sequence, the following proteins share a genomic window:
- the BAZ2A gene encoding LOW QUALITY PROTEIN: bromodomain adjacent to zinc finger domain protein 2A (The sequence of the model RefSeq protein was modified relative to this genomic sequence to represent the inferred CDS: deleted 3 bases in 2 codons), with protein MPGDPSGLLTYPVTSEEVMGHRCLFLAHPSLLLERRGRGLCLARWMFSLRGCEDIPTHPGVSEMEANSHFDFPGLPPQPAVSGLKSSPPAGEGLYTKGPPPPPPPPACFPQQGKGLNGDMNVNGLATVSHTTTSGILTSPHSSGPSPVHVPGAPFDYLWNYTQYPASGAGPGAAGSSLKEPAVASPGPVQSPLNGLLGGSGAAPGPGSPRAAAPELWANGTPGAMGLPFDSQELYDTFPEQSFDVLAAGPGGFFAPAQPSPLLGSGGRGFGAAGAPGAGAPGEEEQVGKELGPAGMDDGAVLVDSLELEREQPELKLCGYNGPPAPSVGCLEDPAPLPEPLVVSPILGEDALEPFAALGPGPGSGGIFGVDDSELVGPADKLALPPPHITALDCPSLGAPGSFGLMADDSRASSPSSAAAASSALFASPGSPPVLRESVLQDGGFDLNPGGRPGPRETAALDLPPPPPLPPAQLSPDAPGEDGAGSRCPEPSSGDKGKEEAGNLPASGEVLRRRIATPEEVRFPLQHGWRREVRIKRGGCRWQGETWYYGPCGKRMKQFPEVIKYLARNTVQSVRREHFSFSPRMPVGDFYEERDTPEGPRWVQLAAEEIPSRIQAITGKRGRPRNTDRARAKETPSVKRGRGRPPKARGAELGKTDGRAPEKQEAQETLSDDDKAKMTKIKKRMRRKVRNKQKPEVRGPRQKETKKRSKAEKEKAKAKQDKLKEKTRKEKGRGRGRGRGRGREEQEEEPPRGKEEKAAPRVKARPAQPSPAPAKPDRALATQRRLEERRRRQLILEEMKKPTEDMCLADHQPLPEFSRIPGLLLPSPAFSDCLTVVGFLHSYGQVLGLDPARDVPSLGRLQDGLLGQGQGPADVQDLLVRLLRAALRDPGLPAYCQSLKILGEKVSEIALTRDNVSEILRCFLMAYGAEPSVCASLRSQPFRAQPPRSQAAVLAFLVHELNGSALITSEIDRGLENMSRYRRSKWIVEGRLRRLKLALSKRTGRPETGLPGLEEGLGRRRSTRITEETSGMEEEEEEEEEEMEEEGMEEEEEEEEEEEEEEEEEQERESKASARSRRGHKNEEGDVPACSASELERQIEKLAKRQQFFRQKLLHSSQTLRAISLGQDRYRRRYWVLPYLAGIFVEGAEGAAAPDDGVKQETEPPQGPQPPPPLPAPLSAVKKEPTEGPVGTPPRSRGRPRKTKPGLSRPGAPTSPRSLGEQPPPPPNGLLPAEATPAALPPALPPTLPPTLPPALPPTLPPAQSQHDLSQSAFLSWLSRSRSRSPSPTPSPTPSPTPTPSPLLSSSVLTPDSSPGPPQSSEGPGQPERRGSWFNILPRTPCAAAPALPPPPPPSPPSAAAGPSPPPGPATSPALPHAVNGLPAAAPGSPAPRSPTLLAQPLPSAAPQGRAGLLAEEEGQCPPGPGMPKRRGRPPSKFVKQMEQRYLTQLTARPVPQDMRCGWWWIRDAEELEATRRALHPRGIREKALAKHLAKHSDFLREVCRRPTTDPILEPSCQRPQSQEALQRWAPAERTYETDLAVLRRVEQLEQRVLLADLQIRGWTCPPPDSERRDLRYLEPAAEVLEDITARTRGREGPALPREARNPLDLAVLRLAALETNLERRYLRQPLWPAHDVVLERALLGSPHASAQGPAPMAYEITPRMRAWRQTLERCRSAAQLGLCLHQLEASIAWEKSVNRVTCLVCRKGDNDEFLLLCDGCDRGCHIYCHRPRMAAVPDGDWFCTRCATQQADGVSPLKPGSPKRGRRAGAPDRVLPFPEGEGRRRRRGGAPRGREGPAEGLTPAKHRRVSLRHHHGDLTSCEVILMEMESHEAAWPFLEPVNPRLVSGYRRIIKNPMDFSTMRARLLRGGYASSEEFAADALLVFDNCQKFNEDDSEVGKAGHVMRRFFERRWEEFYQGKPAEP; from the exons ATGCCAGGTGACCCGTCAGGGCTTCTGACTTATCCGGTGACCTCCGAAGAAGTCATGGGTCACAGGTGTCTCTTCCTAGCCCATCCGTCACTGCTGTTGGAAAGAAGAGGTCGGGGTTTGTGCCTGGCCCGATGGATGTTCAGTTTGAGGGGGTGTGAGGATATTCCCACCCACCCGGGTGTCTCCG AAATGGAGGCAAACAGCCATTTTGACTTCCCCGGCCTCCCCCCGCAACCTGCCGTCTCAGGACTGAAATCCTCTCCCCCCGCAGGGGAGGGGCTCTACACGaaggggcctcctcctcctcctccccctccagcctgcTTCCCCCAGCAAGGGAAAG GTTTGAACGGGGACATGAATGTCAACGGCTTAGCTACTGTATCTCACACTACGACTTCAGGGATCCTGACCTCCCCGCACTCCTCCGGCCCCTCGCCCGTGCACGTCCCCGGGGCCCCCTTCGACTATCTCTGGAACTATACACAGTACCCCGCCTCCGGGGCCGGTCCCGGGGCCGCGGGCAGCAGCCTCAAGGAGCCGGCGGTCGCCTCTCCCGGCCCCGTCCAGTCCCCGCTCAACGGCCTGCTCGGGGGCAGCGgggcggccccgggccccggcagCCCGCGGGCCGCGGCGCCGGAGCTGTGGGCCAACGGGACTCCGGGCGCCATGGGGCTCCCCTTCGACTCCCAGGAGCTGTACGACACCTTCCCCGAGCAGAGCTTCGACGTCCTGGCCGCGGGCCCCGGGGGCTTCTTCGCTCCCGCGCAGCCCTCCCCTTTGCTGGGTTCCGGCGGGCGGGGCTTCGGGGCCGCCGGGGCGCCGGGCGCCGGGGCCcctggagaggaggagcaggtgggcAAGGAGCTGGGCCCTGCCGGCATGGATGATGGGGCCGTGCTGGTGGACAGCCTGGAGCTGGAGCGGGAGCAGCCCG AACTGAAGCTGTGCGGCTACAACGGCCCTCCCGCCCCCTCAGTCGGCTGCCTGGAGGACCCCGCGCCCCTGCCCGAGCCGTTGGTGGTGTCTCCGATCCTCGGGGAAGATGCCCTGGAGCCCTTCGCAGCTCTGGGCCCAG GCCCGGGAAGCGGCGGGATCTTCGGCGTGGACGACTCGGAGTTGGTGGGCCCGGCGGACAAGCTGGCCCTGCCTCCGCCCCACATCACCGCCCTGGACTGCCCCTCCCTCGGCGCCCCCGGCTCTTTCGGCCTCATGGCGGACGACAGCCgggcctcctccccgtcctccgccgccgccgcctcctccgcgcTGTTCGCCAGCCCCGGCTCCCCACCCGTCCTCAGGGAGTCCGTGCTGCAAG ACGGTGGCTTCGACCTGAACCCCGGGGGCCGCCCAGGCCCACGGGAGACTGCGGCTTtggacctgcccccgcccccgcccctgccccccgcccagcTGTCCCCGGATGCCCCGGGGGAGGACGGAGCCGGCAGCCGCTGCCCCGAGCCCTCATCCGGAGACAAAGGCAAGGAAGAGGCCGGCAATCTCCCAGCCAGTG gaGAAGTTCTGCGCAGGCGGATCGCCACCCCCGAGGAAGTGCGGTTCCCACTGCAGCACGG GTGGCGGCGCGAGGTGCGAATCAAGCGCGGCGGCTGCCGCTGGCAGGGCGAGACGTGGTACTACGGCCCCTGCGGGAAGCGGATGAAGCAGTTCCCGGAGGTGATCAAG TACCTAGCCCGGAACACGGTCCAGAGCGTCCGCCGGGAGCACTTCAGCTTCAGTCCGCGCATGCCCGTTGGGGACTTTTACGAAGAGCGGGACACCCCCGAG GGGCCGCGGTGGGTGCAGCTGGCGGCAGAAGAGATCCCCTCGCGCATCCAGGCCATCACCGGCAAGCGCGGCCGACCCCGCAACACCGACAGGGCCCGGGCCAAGGAGACCCCCAGCGTGAAGCGGGGGCGCGGGCGGCCGCCCAAGGCCAGGGGGGCTGAGCTCGGCAAGACTGATGGCCGGGCCCCGGAGAAGCAGGAGGCCCAGG AGACCCTAAGTGATGACGACAAGGCGAAGATGACCAAGatcaagaagaggatgaggaggaag GTCAGAAATAAACAGAAGCCGGAGGTCCGGGGCcccaggcagaaggaaaccaagaAGAGATCCAAg GCCGAGAAGGAGAAAGCGAAAGCAAAGCAGGACAAACTGAAGGAGAAAACCCGAAAAGAgaagggccggggccggggccggggccgaggccgagggagggaggagcaggaggaggagccgccgagggggaaggaggagaaggcggcGCCCAGGGTGAAGGCCCGGCCGGCCCAGCCCTCCCCCGCGCCGGCTAAGCCGGACCGGGCGCTGGCCACGCAGCGGCGGCTGGAGGAGCGGCGCCGGAGGCAgctcatcctggaggagatgaagaagCCCACCGAGGACATGTGTTTGGCTGACCATCAG CCCCTGCCGGAGTTCTCCCGCATACCCggcctgctgctgcccagcccggcGTTCTCAGACTGCCTGACCGTTGTGGGGTTCCTGCACAGCTATGGCCAGGTTCTGGGCCTGGATCCGGCTAGGGACGTGCCCAGCCTGGGGCGGCTGCAGGACGGGCtgctgggccagggccagggccccgCGGACGTCCAGGACCTGCTGGTGCGCCTGCTGCGGGCGGCCCTGCGCGACCCCGGCCTGCCGGCCTATTGCCAG TCTCTGAAGATCCTCGGGGAGAAGGTGTCGGAGATCGCGCTGACGCGGGACAACGTGTCCGAGATCCTGCGCTGCTTCCTCATGGCGTACGGGGCGGAGCCGAGCGTATGCGCCAGCCTGCGCTCCCAGCCCTTCCGGGCGCAGCCGCCGCGCAGCCAGGCCGCCGTGCTGGCCTTCCTCGTGCACGAGCTCAACGGCTCCGCCCTCATCACCAG CGAGATTGACCGCGGCCTGGAGAACATGTCCCGCTACCGCAGGAGCAAGTGGATCGTGGAGGGGCGGCTGCGCAG GCTGAAACTGGCCCTGTCTAAGCGCACCGGACGGCCTGAGACCGGGCTCCCCGGGCTGGAGGAGGGCTTGGGGCGAAGACGCAGCACCCGCATCACCGAGGAGACCAGCggcatggaggaagaggaggaggaggaggaggaggagatggaagaagaggggatggaggaggaggaggaggaagaggaggaagaagaagaggaggaggaggaggagcaggagcgagAGTCCAAAGCATCAGCTCGCAGCCGTCGGGGCCACAAGAACGAAGAG gGAGATGTCCCGGCGTGCAGTGCCTCGGAGCTGGAGAGGCAGATAGAAAAACTTGCCAAG cgccaGCAATTCTTCCGCCAGAAGCTGCTCCACTCGTCGCAGACTCTACGGGCCATCTCCCTGGGCCAGGACCGCTACCGGCGCCGCTACTGGGTGCTGCCCTACCTGGCCGGGATCTTCGTCGAGGGAGCCGAGGGGGCCGCAG CCCCCGACGACGGTGTGAAACAGGAGACGGAGCCACCGCAGGGACCCCAGCCCCCgccgcccctcccggcc cccctcTCCGCGGTGAAGAAAGAGCCCACCGAGGGACCCGTCGGGACCCCGCCCCGGTCCCGCGGCCGGCCCCGCAAGACCAAGCCAGGGCTGAGCCGGCCCGgggcccccacctcccctcgGAGCCTCGGGGAgcagcccccgcctccccccaatgGGCTCCTCCCTGCCGAGGCCACCCCCGCGGCACTGCCCCCCGCGCTGCCCCCCACGCTGCCGCCCACGTTGCCCCCCGCGCTGCCCCCGACGCTGCCTCCTGCCCAAAGCCAGCACGACCTCAGCCAGTCCGCCTTCCTCTCCTGGCTGAGCCGCAGCCGCAGccgcagccccagccccactccgagccccacccccagccccacccccacccccagccccctgctgaGCAGCTCCGTCCTGACGCCGGACAGCAGCCCCGGCCCCCCGCAGTCGTCCGAGGGGCCTGGCCAGCCTGAGCGCCGCGGGTCCTGGTTCAACATCCTGCCCCGCACACCCTGCGCCGCTGCCCCCGcgttgccgccgccgccgccgccctccccgccctccgCCGCCGCGGGCCCCAGTCCGCCCCCGGGACCGGCCACGTCGCCCGCTCTCCCCCACGCG gtGAATGGCCTCCCCGCTGCTGCCCCCGgctccccagccccacgctcccccaccctcctggcCCAACCCCTGCCCAGCGCAGCCCCCCAGGGGCGGGCGGGCCTTCTggcggaggaggaaggccagtgcCCCCCGGGGCCAGGGATGCCCAAGAGGAGGGGCCGGCCCCCCAGCAAGTTCGTGAAGCAGATGGAGCAGCGCTACTTGACGCAGCTGACCGCCCGGCCTGTGCCCCAGG ACATGCGCTGCGGCTGGTGGTGGATCCGAGACGCAGAGGAGTTGGAAGCCACCCGCCGGGCGCTGCACCCCAGAGGTATCCGGGAGAAAGCCCTGGCCAAGCACCTCGCCAAACACAGCGACTTCCTCCGGGAGGTCTGCCGGCGGCCGACCACCG ACCCCATCCTGGAGCCCAGCTGCCAGCGCCCTCAGTCCCAGGAGGCCTTGCAGCGCTGGGCCCCGGCCGAGCGCACGTACGAGACCGACCTGGCCGTGCTGCGGCGCGTGGAGCAACTGGAGCAGCGGGTGCTGCTGGCCGACCTGCAGATCCGg GGCTGGACGTGCCCACCGCCCGACTCGGAGCGCAGGGACCTGCGGTACCTGGAGCCGGCAGCCGAGGTGCTGGAGGACATCACGGCCCGGACCCGGGGCCGCGAGGGGCCGGCCCTGCCGCGGGAGGCCCGCAACCCCCTGGACCTGGCAGTGCTGCGCCTGGCTGCTCTGGAGACCAATCTGGAGAGGCGCTACCTCCGCCAACCGCTCTGGCCCGCTCACGATGTCGTTCTGGAGAGGGCGTTGCTCGGCAGCCCCCACGCCTCTGCCCAGGGCCCCGCACCCAT GGCCTACGAGATCAccccgcgcatgcgcgcgtgGCGGCAGACTCTGGAGCGATGCCGGAGCGCGGCCCAGCTGGGTCTCTGCCTGCATCAGCTCGAGGCCTCCATCGCCTGGGAGAAATCCGTCAACAGAGTG acCTGCCTGGTTTGCCGGAAGGGGGACAACGATGAgttcctgctgctgtgtgacggGTGCGACCGAGGGTGCCACATCTACTGCCACCGGCCCAGGATGGCCGCCGTTCCCGACGGAGACTGGTTCTGCACCCGCTGCGCCACCCAG CAGGCAGACGGCGTGAGCCCCCTGAAGCCAGGTTCCCCCAAACGGGGCCGGAGGGCAGGAGCGCCGGACCGAGTGCTGCCTTTTCCCGAGGGcgaggggcggcggcggcggcgg gggggggccccgCGGGGCCGGGAGGGGCCGGCCGAGGGGCTGACCCCTGCCAAGCACCGACGGGTGTCCCTGCGGCATCACCACGGCGACCTGACCTCCTGCGA ggtCATCCTGATGGAGATGGAGTCCCACGAGGCCGCGTGGCCTTTCCTGGAGCCCGTCAACCCGCGCCTGGTGAGCGGCTACCGACGCATCATCAAGAACCCCATGGACTTCTCCACCATGCGGGCACGGCTACTGCGCGGGGG